The genomic segment GTTTAGAGGAGAGAGAATATTTTTAAGCTATATATACCCTTTGACTCCTCTCATGTCAAGCCATCAAATAGAGTTAGAGCTTGGGTTTTGAGGAGAGAGAAATCTATCCTTTTGTGACATCACAAAAGAAGGTAAGAATCCTTTTGTCTTTCCTTGATTGTTTTTCATTGTCTGTGTGATCTTTTGTTAGATAGCTTGTAAAGACTGACAATTCATCACTAAGGCCTAAACTCAAATCTTGCATTTACCACTTACCCTTTGtaccaaacaaaaaaaattcaatttaTGCATTCAACCTTCTAAAAGATCTTACTATATTCTTGGCACTCTATGTGGGTTTTATGTAAGAACAAGGAAACTCCCTCTCCTCTTAACGGAGTAAGAAGAAAAATATGCACCGAAAAGAGCTCAATTCCATCATATTATAAGGTTTTGCAACTTAATTATCATGTTTGATGAGTATGCTTTCATGGCCAGTGTGAAGAATATACTGACTTTAGTACCTTCAACCTCCATCTACTTTGTGGTACTATTGAATCTGtgcagagagatgaattgcaagaaaaataaataacaatttCATGACTATACCATTGAAGAACATAGCTTTATCACATTGTTTTTgagttcaaaaatattattttttttacaaaaggtAAATAATGAGAATGAGATTTGATCCTTCCTATCAAATAGTCAAAGTCTTCATTTTAGTGAAATAGAAGTTCTACCAAATTACCTGTTTCAATGTGCAGGAATGCTTGCTTTTGGAAAAGAAGAGTTAATGGTTGGAACTTGTTGATATACAAACTGAAAAGAACACAAAAAGTAGGAAATTTAAGTAGATTCTTATTCTGTGTAGCATATGTTTGTATAAGCTACACAATACAATTTAGACTCTTCTGATATAGCTTTTGTTAAGATAGATATGAACCATATTACAATCAGATTAGGCTCAACGAAGTTAATGGACCAATTCGACACCAAGTGTCCTATGATTCGATATAACAATGTCAGCCCAACTGACTGATTTAGTATATGTTGATTCGATGAGTAAATATTAATTAGAATCGTATATGATCCGACAAATCAATAAAGTTAAAAGGTTAATTATCCCATGATGACAAACATCAATTACATGTTACTGGAGGAGGATGATGACCAAGTTCCTGAGCTATAAAATCTCATCTCTTTGATCAGCTACAACTAGGCTGTAGCAACTCTTTCAGCGTAAAGAAAGCATTCTGCAAGCAAGTTGCACATCATCCTCTCCAGATGGCACAAGTATGTATCATTCAGGCTTCAAAGTTCATCTTTTGGCATTCTGAGCTTTCTTTAATCTCATTCTTAGCTGTGTTTTCTAATGTTTAAACAGCAAAAGGTGGTGTTCACGGTTTCAGCGCTGGTTGATGTGAAGTCAAAGCAAAGAGTCATGGAAGCTGTTGCTGATATCCATGGTACTACTCCCTTTCTAGCTGATGATGATGTACGGTTACCCTTCATTTTAGTGTTTAATGGTGAACAAAGAAGAATTGCTCGATTCTTCACTTAGAAAGAACACCTCATCATGGTAGCTACAGTTTCCTGACAAATACCCATCATGAATAAGATATTGGAATTTCTTTATTAGAGTTCATGCTATAAACATTCCTGCATATATTGAATGGTAATCATCTTTCTTACCAAAGTTTAGCTTCAGCGTTTTATGATTCTTACCAAAATTCAAGtgtattttaatttatgattcttACCAAAATTCGATCTCGAATCTGCACAAAACTCATAAATGCAAAGCTATTGCTTGAAAAAGAGAGAACAACATTTGAAGAAAATCACTTCAAATGAAAGCTTGTCGTTCAGCTCTAACCTTAGCGCAGAATCAAGTAGTGAAAGATGGTATCTTTGTATTCATGTCAACTTTTTTGTTTCAAGGAACAGATGCAGTGATGCATTGATATGTGATTTTGGGTTCAGGAGTTGATACGATAGCTGCTGATTTTAAGGAACAGAAGTTAACCATCACAGGTGAGATGGACATAATAGCAATCGCGAAGAGGTTGAAGAAATTTGGAAAGTTTGAAGTAGCATCGGTAGAAACAGGTGAAGAACAGAAAGAACAAAATGAAGGGAAGAAATAGTTCACTGCAATGTGGAAACCTTAGTTCTTTCTCATGGCAAACCGAGAAGTTTCTGATATGGATGGAAGCCATCAAATGTTCTTGACCAAGGAGGGAAGGTTGGCCTCTAGATCTTGATGTTTTGGTTTGCTCGGATGAGAACATATGCAATCACCTTCGATTTCGATGTAGTAAGTAAAATTTAGCTTATtgcttggagaaaaaaaaaagaagtaaactGAGAactgatttttattttattttgatagaTAGAATCAGGAAATTTTCAGCTTCTTTTACTGATCCCAATGTGTGCATATTATGCTTTGGCTTCCAATAAGCAAGCAAAAGGTGTGAATCATGCAAACCGGTAAAGATCATGATAGTTGGGATCAAGCTAGGATCTTGAAATTTTATCCTACCAATAAACGATTTTAGGACCTCAACTTATTTTTGGTTATTTCAGGATCttgaagaaaatatttattttaagacCTCAACCATTAATACTATGTTAAAAAATGATTAAATGGTCCGTCGGACGAATGCATCAAACAAAAGAAAATACTTTGCTCAGGTGAATTCATCATATAGAATAGATGCTAGTCGAATTCGACatctgatattttttttttatcttgggtGGATGTATCGTAAACTAATTAATTTCGTGCCAATTCCATTTAAAATATGTGATTTCTTCACTCGGTGAGTGGTATGTATCCACCAATTTTGGCCTACCTCACAAAGTGATGAACAAAAAAGGTGAGAGGTGTACAAGTTCTAAACAACAAACAagtaataatctataattagaggATTATGGTGCCAGCACAAATCTGGTTGTCCAAAGAAGAATTAGAAAGCATCAGCAAAAGCAGTAGTTGGATGATACAGTATTCAGCCAATCATCATACATGCACAACTTTTATGGTGCAATCATGAACATACTTAGAGAACAATTCCAACAAATCCCTGTAGCTTTACTGCTCACTATCCCTTACTTTATCAAGTGTCAGATTCGTAAGATGCATAATCTCAATAACTTTCTCGCAATGTTTTGTAAAGTGACCTTTTAATGTATGCTTTTGCTTGTTATCGACTGCCATGATTAGTGAACATGCTTTAGGATTGTGCTTCTACATTATTGTGATGACCCAAAAGGCAGAAGGCAATCCTTATATCTCACAGGCAGAGTTGCTTGTTATCGAGGGCTAAGGCTAGCTTTGAGCGGTTTGACAAACATATTAGATAGTTCATCAAGGAATTTTGACCAACCAGCAAAGGTTGGAGAACAAAGAACATAATGCGATCAACCACCTACGGGTAGATACAGTGGATGGCCAACTTGAAGCTAATTCAGCAAAGCGATGGCATGAGAAGCTGGTCCCAGCTGGAAGACAACGTGGTACAACTCACACCTCCCGCTGAGCTCCAAGAAAAGTCCAACAGGACTGGAGACAGCAAAGCTTGCAGACATCACAGGGAAGATTGCTAGGTTATCAACACAACAGGGAAGGTTGAGCTACCGACAGGAGTTGCTTGCAAGCACGGCGCTTCAAATCTAACACAAAGATAACCTGGGAGGGGGcccaaatcaagatatgaactcgaAGAAGAAATGTCTCTTCATGAAAAAAAATTGATGTGAGATCAGCTGATGGTGGTTGTGATATTTAGATCGTTTCATCTGTCCTTTTGTTTCAGACTCAAAAATTACCGGCGCACGAGAAATTGTCTATTGCTCTTTGTTGGTTTGTCGACAAGAAATCATCTTTGGAGTGTATGATCAAGTTGCAATATTCATACAAGTTGGAATAAGTTCCTTCTTCTTTGCTGCTTTATCTGTTTGTGGCCTACTCAAAAGGTTAATTCATTCAAGCAAGCACAGAGGAGAAGGGAAGTCATGGCATGTGTGATTCGATGTGCTATGGGAATCGCAGTCCACCATATCCTGCCAGTAAGATCCTGGAGAAGGGCGTTGGTTGTGCAGGTAATGAATGAGATAGAGACATGAACTCATGAATCTGAACGATTGGATTCCTTGAACCGAATCATGCTCCGCATGATGCAGTGGATCTGCTTCCATGTAATGGTCCACGCTTTATCGCGGCGCGTAAAAGCTATCGCTGCAGTGGGGGGAGGGGACGACAGCGAAGCTTGTGTCATGTGGTCCAGATGACTTGCATTTGTGTGATGGCAGCCACATAATGGAATCCCAGCTCCGGTTGAAGGGCCCGAAGGAATCCTGAGGGAACTCCTACGTGAATTCTCATTCCAATATATAAATCTGTGCTCGGTAGTAGCTCGTCCTTTGTTTCGTGTGTCTTGGTGGAATCTGAGGCACAGCTTGCTGAGCTCTCTTGGGCAGTACTTTCGGGTGTGTGTGATTTAGTTGGTGGGAGATGGCAGAGGAGAAGCCGGCGGCCAGGGTGGAAGTGGAAGCGGAGGGAGCCTCGGTGGTGAAGGAcgtggaggaggagaagacgGCCATCGTGCCGGCCTCGGAGGAGAAGCCCGATGACTCCAAGGCTCTCGCCATCGTAGAACGTGAGATATTATGGTCTTGTGCATTTTGTTTCCTCTTCTACTGGTCTTCTCTTCCTCATATTATGGTTAGTTCTTTGTGTTCAATTGAACCTTAATGTTTCTTGTGATATGCAATTAAATTACAAGCAGAGTGTCTTCCTCTTGTTGATATTGATCTTTTCTTTTGCTAGTATGGAATCCCTTTCAGGTAGCTCAAATGTAAATTCATGGCTCCTGGCTTCTGGTTTTATTAGACCATTAATTAGGCTCATATTTATAGATACATGTTAATGAATTCTTGCCTGTATTCATGTCTGAAACTATGATGCCAACTTCATTAGTCTCAATTACTTTTGATATGGAATACAAAATGATTTAAATATATAGGAAGGCAAATAGTTAAGTTCACAAACTTGAGTAATACTTTTAAGCTTTGCCTTATTGCTCTCAAGTCCATTAAGGGTTCAGCTAATATTTCACATGGTattcatgatttatattttatgaagTGCATCATGGTATATGAATTTAATGCTTGAGAGATATGACTTTGGCCTTCTCTTTTTCACAGAGGTTGTGGAACCTTCTGCAAATGACAGAGGTAGGTGTTCTCACAATACAGTGTCTGAATCTTTAGTTCTTTCTTCTATGAATTGAATCATCAAAGCTAAAAAAGAGAGAAATTTTTGGTATTGCTCTTCCAGATACTGCTCTTGCAAGGGTTGCAACAGAGAAGAGATTGTCACTGATCAAGGCATGGGAGGAAAATGAAAAGGTTAAGGCAGAAAACAAGTAAGCAAGCTTATGGCTCATATTCCTCATCTTTTCCTTGTGGCTATTTAAAATAGTGCCCCATCAAGGCATTGAATTTAATTAAACAGTGGTAACATCAAAAATACATTTCACTCACTGAATAATATAATCAGAAGCCTATGCATCTGCAATGTCAAACAGGGCTCTCAAGAAGATGTCATCCATTAGTGCATGGGAGAACTCAAAGAAGGCTGAGGTGGAAGCTGAGCTGAAAAAGAAAGAGGTGAGCAACTTCTCCCATCACTCCACCCAGTTGTAAATTATCTTATGAGccattgaaatcatttttataACATCACAAACCAAAATTTTGAGTTGCTTTAACTGCAAGGTGGGTTATAGTGGATTGACATGGGTGTTCATGATACCAATGCTTGTAATTTGATTAAGATTTTGTGTTAAATGCAATAATCCATTTGCTGAAATAAAAAGGCAACAATGGAAAGTTCAAGCAATCTATTCTTATCATTTACCTCCAGTATAAGGTTTGAACTCATTGTTTAGGGATTGACCCACCATTTTAGGATTTTTCTTTTGAGAAAATCATTCTTTCTCAGTtgaaatgtgaagaattagaaaGTTTAAAATATTGTGCATCCTACCTTAGCATAATATCATGGACTCAACAATAACTATTTTAGGCCAAATTGCAGCATCTTCTCCACTCTTAACATGGTTGATTTAGCATTTTGGTGG from the Musa acuminata AAA Group cultivar baxijiao unplaced genomic scaffold, Cavendish_Baxijiao_AAA HiC_scaffold_481, whole genome shotgun sequence genome contains:
- the LOC103984612 gene encoding uncharacterized protein LOC103984612, whose protein sequence is MAQQKVVFTVSALVDVKSKQRVMEAVADIHGVDTIAADFKEQKLTITGEMDIIAIAKRLKKFGKFEVASVETGEEQKEQNEGKK
- the LOC103984611 gene encoding remorin, whose amino-acid sequence is MAEEKPAARVEVEAEGASVVKDVEEEKTAIVPASEEKPDDSKALAIVEQVVEPSANDRDTALARVATEKRLSLIKAWEENEKVKAENKALKKMSSISAWENSKKAEVEAELKKKEEELEKKKAEHAEKVKNKIALIHKEAEEKRAIAEAKHGEEALKAEEKAAKYRATGLTPKRIFGFF